One Phycisphaerae bacterium RAS2 DNA window includes the following coding sequences:
- the hsdR gene encoding Type I restriction enzyme R protein: MTVDHRERAFEAAIEDTLLTSGGYVKTDPAAFDRERAIDPAVFIAFVKDTQPETWNALEKLHGTGTESVLLDDLVKALDGASTVLGVLRHGFKCFGKLVRAAYFAPAHGMNPDTLKLYQANRLTLTRQLKYSTKHENSIDMVIGLNGIPVATIELKNPMTGQTVEHAKHQYKNDRDPRETVFDFKKRTLVHFAVDPDLAYMTTRLAGTKTVFLPFNCGDGTGAGNALNPGGYKTAYLWEEVWQRDSWLDIIARFVHLQVEERTIGGKKFVKETMIFPRYHQLLAVRKLESDARRVGTGSNYLIQHSAGSGKSNSIAWLAHRLASLHNAKDQKVFDSVVVITDRRVLDRQLQDTIYQFDHKQGVVQKIDEDSAQLADALKNATPIIITTLQKFPFVADKVGELPERRYAVIVDEAHSSQSGEAVAELKGVLAADSIKKKAKEEAEAQGLPDYEEEILKTMVKRGRQPNISFFAFTATPKYKTLEVFGRPGPGGKPEPFHLYSMRQAIEEGFILDVLKNYTTYKTYYRLVKTTEDDPQVVKSKAAKALARFMSLHPHNIAQKTEVMIEHFRTFTRHKIGGRAKAMVVTGSRLHAVRYKQEFDRYITEKGYEDIKTLVAFSGTVDDPDVPGVSYTEPDMNRQPDGKPLREKELPEKFGSPEYHVLIVAEKYQTGFDQPLLHTMYVDKRLDGVQAVQTLSRLNRTCPGKEDTFVLDFVNKEEDILEAFKPYYEQTAIGDHADPRQLYELQTKMEAQHVYHAQDVEAFCKVFFKSKATQTPSDHALINAAIDPAVQRFAALDEEEQEEFRGLLGAFRNLYAFLSQIIPFQDSDLEKLYTYSRFLLSKLPRRQGGPQYDFEDEVTLKFYRLQKISEGTITLAPGERGEVSGPTAVGTGKSEEKEVELSQLIDIINEKMGTDFKTADELFFNQIREEAVADETLRQAANANTIENFRFVFNKALEGLFIDRMEQNEELFARYMNDAEFQKLVGEHLLRQVYTQIREEEPTSSSKQVD, translated from the coding sequence ATGACGGTCGATCACAGAGAGCGGGCCTTCGAGGCAGCGATCGAGGACACGCTCCTCACGAGCGGCGGATACGTCAAGACGGACCCAGCAGCCTTCGACCGCGAACGGGCGATCGATCCGGCCGTGTTTATCGCCTTCGTGAAAGACACGCAGCCCGAGACCTGGAACGCCCTGGAGAAGCTCCACGGCACCGGCACCGAGAGCGTGCTCCTGGACGACCTGGTGAAGGCGTTGGATGGTGCGAGCACCGTGCTCGGCGTGCTCCGACACGGCTTCAAGTGCTTTGGGAAGCTCGTGCGGGCCGCGTACTTCGCGCCCGCCCACGGGATGAACCCCGACACGCTGAAGCTCTACCAGGCGAACCGGCTGACGCTCACGCGGCAACTGAAGTACAGCACCAAGCACGAGAACTCGATCGACATGGTGATCGGTCTCAACGGCATCCCCGTGGCGACGATCGAGCTGAAGAACCCCATGACGGGGCAGACCGTCGAGCACGCCAAGCACCAATACAAGAACGACCGCGATCCGCGTGAAACCGTCTTCGACTTCAAGAAGCGGACGCTCGTTCACTTCGCCGTAGACCCCGACCTCGCGTACATGACGACACGGCTTGCGGGCACCAAGACCGTCTTCCTCCCGTTCAACTGCGGCGACGGCACCGGCGCTGGGAACGCGCTCAACCCCGGCGGCTACAAGACCGCGTATCTGTGGGAAGAAGTCTGGCAGCGTGACTCGTGGCTCGACATCATCGCCCGCTTCGTTCACCTCCAGGTCGAAGAGCGCACCATCGGCGGCAAGAAGTTCGTCAAGGAGACGATGATCTTCCCGCGCTATCACCAGTTGCTCGCCGTGCGGAAACTCGAATCCGACGCGCGCCGCGTCGGCACCGGCAGCAACTACCTGATCCAGCATTCGGCGGGCAGTGGGAAGAGCAACTCCATCGCGTGGCTTGCTCACCGGCTCGCGAGCCTCCACAACGCCAAGGACCAGAAGGTGTTCGATTCCGTGGTGGTCATCACCGACCGCCGCGTCCTGGACCGCCAGCTTCAGGACACAATCTACCAGTTCGACCACAAGCAGGGCGTGGTGCAGAAGATCGACGAGGACTCGGCGCAGCTCGCCGACGCGCTGAAGAACGCGACGCCGATCATCATCACGACGCTCCAGAAGTTCCCCTTCGTCGCCGACAAAGTGGGGGAGCTCCCCGAACGCCGCTACGCGGTGATCGTGGACGAGGCGCATAGCTCGCAGTCCGGCGAGGCCGTTGCCGAGCTCAAAGGCGTGCTCGCGGCCGATAGCATCAAGAAGAAGGCCAAGGAGGAGGCGGAGGCCCAAGGCTTGCCGGACTACGAGGAGGAGATCCTCAAGACGATGGTGAAGCGGGGCCGCCAGCCGAACATCAGCTTCTTCGCCTTCACCGCGACGCCCAAGTACAAGACGCTCGAAGTCTTCGGGCGGCCGGGACCAGGCGGCAAGCCCGAACCGTTCCACCTCTACAGCATGAGGCAGGCGATCGAGGAGGGCTTCATCCTTGACGTGCTGAAGAACTACACCACCTACAAGACCTACTACCGGCTCGTGAAGACGACGGAGGACGATCCGCAGGTCGTCAAGAGCAAGGCCGCCAAGGCGCTCGCCCGGTTCATGAGCCTGCATCCCCACAACATCGCGCAGAAGACCGAGGTGATGATCGAGCACTTCCGCACCTTCACGCGCCACAAGATCGGCGGCCGTGCGAAGGCGATGGTCGTGACGGGCTCTCGGCTCCATGCCGTTCGCTACAAGCAGGAGTTCGATCGGTACATCACGGAGAAGGGCTACGAAGACATCAAGACGCTGGTCGCGTTCTCGGGCACCGTCGATGATCCCGACGTGCCGGGCGTGAGCTACACCGAGCCGGACATGAACCGACAGCCCGACGGTAAGCCCCTCCGCGAGAAGGAGCTTCCCGAAAAGTTCGGGAGCCCCGAGTACCACGTCCTCATCGTCGCCGAGAAGTACCAGACCGGCTTTGACCAGCCGCTCTTGCACACCATGTATGTCGATAAGAGACTCGACGGCGTGCAGGCCGTGCAGACGCTCTCGCGTCTCAACCGCACCTGCCCCGGCAAGGAGGACACGTTCGTCCTGGACTTCGTGAACAAGGAAGAGGACATTCTCGAAGCCTTCAAGCCTTACTACGAGCAGACCGCCATCGGCGACCACGCCGATCCGCGTCAGCTCTACGAGCTTCAGACCAAGATGGAGGCCCAGCACGTCTACCACGCCCAGGACGTGGAGGCTTTCTGCAAGGTGTTCTTCAAGAGCAAGGCGACGCAGACGCCATCGGACCACGCGCTCATCAACGCGGCGATCGATCCGGCCGTGCAGCGCTTCGCGGCGCTTGACGAGGAGGAGCAGGAGGAGTTTCGCGGCTTGCTCGGAGCGTTCCGCAACCTTTACGCTTTCCTCTCTCAGATCATCCCATTCCAGGATTCAGACCTGGAGAAGCTCTACACCTACAGCCGCTTCCTCCTCTCGAAGCTGCCCCGCCGCCAGGGCGGGCCTCAATACGACTTCGAGGATGAGGTGACGCTGAAGTTCTATCGGCTCCAGAAGATCAGCGAGGGCACGATCACGCTCGCGCCGGGCGAACGCGGCGAAGTGTCGGGGCCGACCGCAGTCGGGACCGGCAAGAGCGAAGAGAAGGAAGTCGAGCTCTCGCAGTTGATCGACATCATCAACGAGAAGATGGGCACCGACTTCAAGACCGCCGATGAACTGTTCTTCAACCAGATCCGCGAAGAGGCCGTCGCCGACGAAACGCTCCGCCAGGCAGCGAACGCGAACACGATCGAGAACTTCCGCTTCGTGTTCAACAAGGCCCTCGAAGGTCTGTTCATCGACCGCATGGAGCAGAACGAGGAACTGTTCGCCCGCTACATGAACGACGCCGAGTTTCAGAAGCTCGTGGGTGAGCACCTACTCCGTCAGGTCTACACGCAAATCCGCGAAGAAGAGCCGACATCGTCCAGCAAACAAGTTGACTGA
- a CDS encoding helix-turn-helix protein, with the protein MIRNETEYKEAVARLAEERSRFTEHRKRLKETGLTDEEIKRVTDPMESFHLQLKEEVESYERLKRREFDELDNFRGFGHLLISLRIAQGISQRDLAKRLDVHESQVSRDERNEYFGITLERAMKILDALNVRLRTKVELDAPREMVSA; encoded by the coding sequence ATGATTCGCAACGAGACCGAGTACAAAGAGGCTGTCGCTCGTCTCGCGGAGGAGCGCAGCCGGTTCACCGAGCATCGGAAGCGTCTGAAGGAGACGGGCCTCACGGATGAGGAAATCAAGCGGGTCACCGATCCGATGGAGTCGTTCCACCTGCAACTCAAGGAAGAGGTGGAAAGCTACGAGCGGCTCAAGCGCCGGGAGTTTGATGAACTCGACAACTTTCGCGGATTCGGGCACCTGCTGATCTCGCTCCGAATCGCGCAGGGAATCTCCCAGCGAGACTTGGCGAAGCGGCTCGATGTTCACGAATCGCAGGTGTCTCGTGATGAGCGGAACGAGTACTTCGGGATCACGCTGGAGCGGGCCATGAAGATTCTTGACGCGCTCAACGTTCGCCTGCGTACCAAAGTCGAACTGGACGCCCCACGTGAAATGGTCTCCGCGTAA
- the ftsH_3 gene encoding ATP-dependent zinc metalloprotease FtsH, translated as MNPVDLFEQVVHLPDPKAQTDYDRLVGLDDYKERLVKETLLLVDPGLLTEWSRKHYRNLLPALDYFAARPPLFVLAGDVGTGKTALARSFGNEVARRAKVQVHLYTMSLNARGSGAVGEMTRLISGAFRQVRDAVAKSRDGHGRAGRGIILLIDEADALAQSREAAQMHHEDRAGVNSLIRGVDEIAAERLPIAIIMCTNRLDAMDPAVRRRAAAVFEFHRPNRQQRIAVLRAGLHGTNITDREIEALADTSGESAERSHSFTYSDLTQRLIPTLILDAFPEGPVTGARAIEVAKSIKPTPPFRGQREASAHGGSHG; from the coding sequence ATGAACCCTGTTGATCTCTTTGAACAGGTGGTTCACCTGCCCGACCCGAAGGCGCAGACCGACTACGACAGGCTTGTCGGCCTGGACGATTACAAGGAGCGGCTGGTCAAGGAGACGCTCCTGCTGGTCGATCCCGGCCTGCTCACCGAGTGGAGCCGGAAGCACTACCGGAACCTGCTCCCGGCCCTCGACTACTTTGCGGCGCGCCCGCCCCTGTTCGTGCTCGCCGGCGACGTGGGCACCGGAAAGACGGCTCTCGCGCGTTCGTTCGGCAATGAGGTCGCTCGGCGCGCGAAGGTCCAGGTCCACCTGTACACCATGAGCCTGAACGCCCGCGGCAGCGGCGCGGTCGGCGAGATGACGCGGCTCATCTCCGGTGCATTCCGGCAGGTTCGAGACGCCGTTGCCAAGTCCCGCGATGGTCACGGCCGAGCCGGACGCGGCATTATCCTCCTGATCGACGAGGCGGATGCGCTCGCTCAATCGCGCGAGGCGGCACAGATGCACCACGAGGATCGGGCAGGTGTGAACTCACTGATCCGTGGCGTGGACGAGATCGCTGCGGAGCGGCTCCCGATCGCCATCATCATGTGCACCAACCGGCTGGACGCCATGGACCCGGCGGTTCGCCGACGTGCCGCAGCCGTGTTCGAGTTTCACCGCCCGAATCGCCAGCAGCGAATCGCGGTGCTCCGCGCCGGGCTTCATGGCACCAACATCACCGACCGCGAAATCGAGGCGCTGGCGGACACAAGCGGAGAGAGTGCCGAACGATCCCACAGCTTCACCTACTCCGACCTCACCCAGCGACTGATACCAACGCTCATTCTCGATGCCTTCCCGGAGGGGCCCGTTACCGGAGCCCGAGCCATTGAGGTCGCCAAGAGCATCAAGCCGACGCCGCCCTTCCGCGGGCAGCGAGAAGCAAGCGCACATGGAGGCAGTCATGGCTGA
- a CDS encoding EcoKI restriction-modification system protein HsdS, producing MSTVVAMPRGRTEGQRPGQYPDYRATGLDWLPVIPQHWSMEKLKYIAQVQFSNVDKKSEVSEVPVRLCNYVDVYYHDRITSEIEFMEATADPREIAKFQVQPGDVLATKDSEDPNDICVPAVVGEPLPGVLCGYHLAQVRPLPGISCGGYIMRAFASCGVRDQFRKRANGITRFGLSQDAVCSALIPVPPLEEQEAIAKWLDDRAKRIDELVAAKRRLMDLLAEQRTALIAKAVTKGLDPAAPMKPSGIDWLGNVPRHWEIRPLKYAVTFQRGHDLPSEERSDGEVPVVTSAGPSAWHDRAAAQGPGIVTGRYGTIGVFHLVNGPYWPLNTTLYSINLHGNNPDFLRHMLHTLKPVFLLNAAKSAVPGVDRNDLHPIPVAVPSRAEQDQIAHHLDIVERRTNELATAAATAIDKLQEYRQALITAAVTGKIDVRRNA from the coding sequence ATGAGCACAGTGGTCGCAATGCCGCGAGGCCGCACCGAGGGACAGCGCCCCGGTCAGTACCCGGACTACAGGGCGACCGGGCTGGATTGGCTTCCTGTCATTCCACAACACTGGTCGATGGAGAAACTGAAGTACATCGCCCAAGTGCAGTTCAGCAATGTGGACAAGAAATCGGAAGTAAGCGAAGTACCGGTGAGGCTCTGCAACTACGTGGACGTGTACTACCACGACCGAATCACCTCCGAGATCGAGTTCATGGAAGCCACGGCGGACCCGCGAGAGATCGCCAAGTTCCAGGTGCAGCCGGGCGATGTGCTGGCGACCAAGGATTCCGAAGACCCCAACGACATCTGTGTGCCCGCCGTTGTCGGAGAACCCCTCCCCGGCGTGCTTTGCGGGTATCACCTCGCACAGGTTCGACCACTGCCCGGCATTTCATGCGGCGGCTACATCATGCGGGCTTTCGCTTCGTGCGGAGTGCGCGATCAGTTTCGTAAACGAGCCAACGGCATTACCCGCTTCGGCCTCTCGCAGGACGCGGTTTGCAGCGCTCTGATTCCTGTGCCGCCGCTCGAAGAGCAAGAGGCCATCGCGAAATGGCTTGACGACCGCGCGAAGCGGATCGATGAGCTCGTGGCAGCCAAGCGGCGGCTCATGGACCTGCTGGCCGAGCAGCGAACAGCCCTCATCGCCAAAGCCGTCACCAAGGGCCTCGACCCTGCCGCCCCCATGAAGCCCTCCGGCATCGACTGGCTGGGCAACGTGCCGAGGCATTGGGAGATTAGGCCTCTCAAGTACGCGGTGACGTTTCAGCGAGGACACGACCTCCCGTCTGAAGAGCGAAGCGACGGTGAAGTACCGGTCGTCACCTCTGCCGGGCCTTCAGCGTGGCATGACCGTGCCGCAGCACAAGGCCCGGGGATCGTCACGGGGCGATACGGCACGATCGGTGTGTTTCACCTTGTCAACGGCCCGTACTGGCCGTTGAATACCACACTCTACAGCATCAACCTGCACGGCAACAATCCTGATTTCTTGAGGCATATGCTTCACACATTGAAGCCGGTGTTCTTGTTGAACGCTGCAAAGTCGGCAGTGCCGGGCGTGGATCGAAACGATCTTCATCCGATCCCCGTTGCAGTGCCGTCCCGGGCAGAACAGGATCAGATCGCTCATCACCTCGACATCGTGGAGAGGCGAACGAACGAGTTGGCAACGGCCGCGGCGACGGCCATCGACAAGCTCCAGGAGTACCGCCAGGCTCTCATCACCGCCGCCGTCACAGGCAAGATCGACGTGCGGAGGAATGCATGA
- a CDS encoding Nucleotidyltransferase domain protein: MTIAPRIAHSDIRHFAEDRVNLPADIAKERRQKVNELRERLAKWMKDHPECGIAKSYLSGSLAKGTALKTSSDVDVALYINYDGEKKADRRLADWIAERLRKAYPQMKPEQIEPQEYSVKIKYREAGIDVDIVPVFYEGDPQDKGWLVSKKSGRLMLTSIPMHLAFTRKRKDAQPQHFAQVVRLAKWWATEQKGADANFRFKSFMVELICAHLADNGQSMADYRVALEAFFNYIVKTGLKTRIAFKDHYPASELPATLPDPIQIFDPVNPKNNVASQYTENNRRLIVTAAQDALDALNEAHTAATKGHAVQMWQVVLGSSFRG, translated from the coding sequence ATGACCATCGCACCACGAATCGCACACTCGGACATCCGCCATTTCGCCGAGGATCGCGTCAACCTGCCGGCGGACATCGCGAAGGAGCGACGCCAGAAGGTGAACGAACTCCGCGAGCGCCTCGCGAAGTGGATGAAGGACCATCCGGAGTGCGGCATCGCCAAATCGTATCTGTCCGGCAGCTTGGCCAAGGGCACGGCGCTGAAAACATCGAGCGATGTCGATGTCGCGCTCTACATCAACTACGACGGCGAGAAGAAGGCCGACCGCAGGCTCGCCGACTGGATCGCGGAGAGGCTGCGGAAGGCGTACCCGCAGATGAAGCCGGAACAGATCGAGCCGCAGGAGTACTCGGTCAAGATCAAGTACAGGGAAGCCGGCATCGACGTGGACATCGTCCCTGTGTTCTACGAAGGCGACCCGCAGGACAAAGGCTGGCTCGTGTCGAAGAAGTCGGGCCGCTTGATGCTCACCAGCATCCCGATGCACCTTGCCTTCACGCGCAAGCGGAAGGACGCCCAGCCGCAGCACTTCGCCCAGGTGGTGCGCCTCGCCAAGTGGTGGGCAACCGAGCAGAAGGGCGCCGACGCGAACTTCCGCTTCAAATCGTTCATGGTCGAGTTGATCTGCGCCCATCTTGCCGACAACGGCCAGAGCATGGCCGACTACCGCGTGGCGTTGGAGGCGTTCTTCAACTACATCGTGAAGACCGGCCTCAAGACGCGGATCGCGTTCAAGGACCATTACCCGGCGAGCGAACTGCCCGCCACGCTCCCCGATCCGATCCAGATCTTCGACCCGGTGAATCCGAAGAACAACGTCGCCTCGCAGTACACCGAGAATAACCGTCGGCTGATTGTGACCGCCGCGCAGGATGCGCTTGACGCCCTGAACGAGGCCCACACCGCCGCAACCAAGGGGCACGCCGTGCAGATGTGGCAGGTTGTGCTCGGCTCTTCGTTCAGGGGATGA